Genomic window (Lycium barbarum isolate Lr01 chromosome 2, ASM1917538v2, whole genome shotgun sequence):
CAACTAGGAGCGAAGGATGCTTTTGAGGTGTTTAgtattttttgagaaaaatagtgATACTTGAATGACTTTGTTGTCCTAAATGAAACAAAAATAACTTTTATAGAAAATTCTCTAAACTTGGGTGACCGTCCAAGAAATTAACTCCAAAATATGTCTTTATACATCTTTAGCAGACTCACTTAGATTTACTCTTCAGCTATGAGAAATAAGAACAAAATTTGCTCCCTATTTGAGTTGGTTTGATAGTGGACGGGTCAAGGTTTGCCCCTCTCAAAACTAAGGCATTTCCATCGTGTTATTTTTACCCATTTAAAACATCTTTTATTATTGAAATATAGTGCCACATTACAAGACAATAATCTTAATccaaaattttcaaataaaaaactTCAACCAAATAGCTTACACTAACCCATTATATTCTTGTATTTTCCTATTAGAAAATCTTTACTCTTCAAAAATTAAACATAATACAGAATTTCCTTATTAAGGGATAAAGAAGAGAAAAAGGAAGTAGGATAATGAAAATTCACTCACACAGTCACACTTATTATGTGAGTGAAAGACTCCTACGATATTATGAATGTAAATCTGGAGAGTAAGAGAGAACAATTAACATGTGACATTTAAAAAATCCAACTGATTTCTTAACCATTATTGCTCAGTTGAGTCTTCCTAACTCCACTTGTTAATTTGTGTTGAAAAAAACATCCGCCTTTTCAAGGGCAAGAAGCTGTGTATAAGGTTTGTAGCTTTTCAACTTGACTGCATGTGTCATAAGTCTACTTCTTACCCACCACATGGGGTTTGATAGGCAGCCAACAGCCATGCACCAACCCCATTTTAAATATTATAGTAGTAATAAACAAAAATTGAGTTTAAGTTAAATACATTTTTAGCGTGGGCGAGTTTTACATTATCAGGCCATCTTTATCAATCAGTGGTAACAgataatttatcttatttttaaaattacGAATCTCATATTTTAAGGAGGTTTGTCTGTAGATATTTTTGGACTGACCCAATGCTTGCATGTATATAACTTAATtgcttcttttgttttcttcgGGGTTGAGTTGAACTTTTATTCATTCATTCATGGAATAAACAAATAGAGAACGTACTAATTATTACGCCCCTTGAGTTTTTCTTTAAACTTAACCCCTAAACTCCATGATTTATCAAAATCTGATCACATCATTTGTCAATTTTTTCTACAATTGATGTGTAAATGAAAACTTGGCGTGGAGTGAAGTCATATTCTGGAAGATAGTGACTAAAGCAGAAGCACCACTGCTTATAATTCCAAGTAAAAGTCACCATCTCACACATGGGTGTGCCCAAATGACTACGTAGCCTATGCAACCAAAAGTGACTACATGACATGATCATGCAAAACAAACTTTTCTATTTTATAGACACATTGGCCCAAGCCTACAGATTGATGTGTATATTGACATAACGTAACATTGTTTATATGATCTTATCCTTTCCCCCTTTTATACAATTACAATGCACCACCAATGTGGACTAGCAGCTAGTTGTAAAAACCTAAACTATTGACCGTTAGATCGCTCAACTTATGAACAACTGGAACTTTACTGCTTTGGCGAGGCCGAAATAAAAGATTACCTTAACTATGAGGATTGTTTTTCGTCATCAGGGGCGGATGTAACATTCATGCACAAGGATTTTTTTGAATTAAGTGCATTAGGTGTGGAGTAGTAAATTTCTGTGTCGAAACTACAAATAGGTTTGAAcccataatttttaaaatataatgGATTCAATGTTTTTTTCTTTCAACAAAGGCACCTTGAGCTGGCGAGGGGTTTGGCTTAGACCCATATGTTGTAAAGGATTCAATGTTAAAAACTTTAATAATTGaatccataaaatttaaattctgaatccgGCTCTGTTGCTCGTAACAATTCTTTAGGTAGGTAATTGGTGAAAGTATTTATGCTTCCTCTCTTCTTTACTTTTACTTATTAATCTCTCTGAGTAAATGAGTAACGTCTGTAGACTTTTATTGTAATTAAATGCCTATGACTAAGGTTGTGAAAACACAAATAGCTTCTTGATGGTTCAATAATACTTAGACTACATGTTATTTAAAATGGAGGAAATTACTAACTTATAGCTAATTCCTGTGGTCACTAAGATACCAATAAAGATTTGGTGCTTGATCAACAGAATAAATATTGCAAGAATCCTCTACTGTAAAAGCATTTTGCTCCTCCATTCTCCCAACAGCTTGCTGATTATGATTATAAGCCCTCATTGATGATGATGTGGAATTACCTGCCCTTGGATCCAATAACTGAGTGTATGTTGATGAAGACAATGACAAGTGATCCAAAGCATTATTATAAGATGACACCTTAGGCATTAATGGCTGATAATTGAGACTATTGTTGTAATTTTCTTCATTCATCACTCCACTTGAATCACTATCTGATGATCCATCTTTTGAATCCACAAAATCTGAATTAATATTCAACTTCTTGTTGCTGACTTCATAGTTAATTCTGGGGTTCAATTCAAGCATTTCTTGAGGCCTTTGATATGCAGAGGATAATGTTTCCTCTCCAAGCTTCTCTTTTAGTCCTTTTAGCTGCAATTTTGGAACAAAATTACGATAGTCAGAGAGAATacagttttatttacttaaatCATATTTTATTAACATGCCCCTTCACCTGAAAATTCTTTTTAATAATGAGTAGTCGTGAGATTCGATTTCAGGTCTCTGTTCTGATATCATATTGAAATGTGTGATCATTTCATTTAAAAGCTTAAGCTGTCAGAGAGCCtacaattttatttaattaatcatatCTCCTCAACACGTACGACTTTACTACTATTAGATAAAGAAATGTGCAGGATTTTTAGTGGTTTACCTCAGTAATCAAGCCTTCTTTTTCTTGTTCAACTTTGGTATAATTGTGCTGAAGAGCTTCATAATTGACTTTGAGAATGTTATAATCTCTTTCTAATTGCTTAGTCTTCCAACGGGCGCGGCGATTTTGGAACCAAATTGCAATTTGTCTTGGTTGCAGGCCTAATTCTTGTGCAATTTTCACTTTTCTGTCGGGGTCAAGTTTGTTATCAACTTCAAATATTTTCTCCAGTGCTTGCACTTGATCAACTCTTAGTCTCCTTTTCTTCCCTGTTCCACATCCACTCTCTTCTATCCCATCTTCATCTTCTAATCCATCCAACATTGCCTGGAACTCATTGCTGTATGCCAACTTCTCTGTATTTTTTTCTGTAATGtaacacaaagaaagaaagaaaaaatgacCAGTCCTGTTGGAAAAAATGATCAATTTTGTTGGCGGAACCAGAATTTTTAGTTTGCTTACTGGTTCTTGATAGATTAAttatacatattaaataaaaatttTAATACAAAAACAACGTATCAACAAAGTTATTAAGTTCTGTTAAACCCGTAATTTTAGATGGACTCCACCCTCCTACCCTCAAACCACCGGCCCTAAagcaagaaaagagaaaaaaagaattgAACTTAAATATACTGACAATGTAATAATTACCTTCTGTTGGATAAAGCAATTTGCCAGAAGAATCTGAGAAACTAAACCGCTTCATGATGATAAAATAGTTCTTTCTCCTTTAATTCTTTGGTTTGTCAAAAGCAGAATTGGACTCTGGAAGGATTTAAAAATTGCAAAAAGAAGCTAAGCCAATTGACAAGAATTGGAGAAATTGTTATTTGAATATTGAAATTCTTGGAGGAACTATTACTATCTTGTATAGTGCTGTTTAGAATAGCAAAATAATAAGCTAAAACAAGAGAAAGATGTGGATACGaataaaagaaagagaagggGTAACTCAACACCTACAGAGAAAATACAAATAAAAGGCAACAAATTAAAGGTACTAGCTTTTCATCATTAACCAATCAATCCATTAAATAAAATAGGAAGAAGAAGCTAAGAAAGAGAAGAGACTCTGAGTGAGAGAGATAAAAGAGTTTATATGGGTTTTTTTTTCAAAGGTATGGACCAACAGTAATTTGACTGTGTATGCTGCCCAGCTATATATCTTCTTTTAATGATGTGAAATGACTTTTAATATTTTGACAATTACTATACTTttttctacatttttttttttaatattctttCTTTTGATTTTTGTGTCTTTCTATTGGGAGTTTTGAATCCAATTGTCCAGTTGGCTCCAGAAAGTCCAACTGCATGTATAGTGTTTTCAAATCTTATTCCAATGCAAGACAATCAACAAATTGTGTTTGCAACATACATAATTTTGCTATTTTAATATTTCAATTTGCATGAGATCTTTGGTGGATTTACGAAATTTTCTATTGATTTTAGAGTTTCTTGGAAACAGAAGTTTTGGTTTCATGATTTGTATTTGGTCCTTCCAGTAACAATCTTACACTACCAGTGAACTTCAGTTGGTCAATAGAGAAACAGATAAGCTTCATCAATTGGGCACAAGAATAGATAACTAGAAGTTTAATTTAATCATGACGTTATCATAGGCAAATGCACAAAAATCCTGTGTTCTACAATTTTGTGACAGTGTCCACATCTAACCACCCATCAACCAATCTAGATAAGCATGTAGTATACTAACAGAATCACGAATTATACAACTATATACTGAGAGTTGATATTTTTAAACTGTAAATATATTCTAACCTGTTTTATTATTCAGATTATACTAGTCACGCCATTAGAGACTATTACTTACATTTATATTATCTTTAGACACCtaataatatgatttttttttacagTATCAGTACTCTAAAGTTAAACTCAAGAATTATGTACATAGTAGTGGACTCAATTCACAGGCTCATGGTTGGTCAGTTGCCGGAAAATTATATACTCCTATTCATATAGAGAGGATAAATTAGGATTTAAGCTATGAGTTCATTCTTTAAGATTCTTAGCATTGAATTTAAAccattatattttaaaaatatgggTTTAGATCCTACTATTTGTTAtaatttagtaaatttttacatataaatttatgaTCCGCCTCAAAAGTACTGAGTTTAGATTAACCCCCCGATGTCGCAACGCTGCATCCGTCTCTATGTATATAGGTCAAATattactttttacatatatataataaCACAATTCTTGATTTCGCCGCTGATTATATTCCTGTGGTTCACATATATAATGAAATCAtattatatacgtatacatacattatATGCACACACAGAGCCAGAGTGAAGGTGGGGGGTGGGTGGCAGAAAACAAGCAAGGGCCAGGCTGTAGGCATGGCAAAGGCAGAGAGAAAATCACTGGGTTGCTAGCTATATACGTGAGAGCAGAATTAGCAACGTTGCCAACCTCTCTGCCAAAAAAATACTTCTGATACTGGCAACCAACTTTCTCACGTGGTGTGTTACCTCTCTCTTCTATACATTGTTTCCCACTTAGGAGACCTGCAATTCATCACATGCATGTCCTAATTTAATTTCCACTCTCTTCTGATTCgttttttctttctatttattatattatcatcttttgGAATTTAGATTTCAATGGGCCTTTTTTTGTTGTATACTGCTAATTTATAGTACTCCAGTAAATTGTTGTTCGTCCCATTTTTGTCTACTTCGTTATATGTTGCGTCACCACCGATAACAAAAAATGACTAGGTTCTATGCCTAATTTTCTACAAGTACCATGTTGTAAATCCATTCATttcgagtccggagccaaaatggcatatttttacagcaattacaccaaaataggctgtctttttttttttatacccaaatgggtatttcgttgatcattcaacgaaataccccagttactgttcatagcagcaactctttttttttttgcatttcgtggaacaatccacgaaatagctttttttttttttttttttttttttttttttttgctatttcgtggattgttccacgaaatagctttttttttaattttttttttttgcatttcgtggaacaatccacgaaatagttttttttttttttttttttttttaatttcgtgaaaaaaatgattttttttttacatatcatgacacaatccacgaaatagatgtttttttattttatttcgtgaataaaaaaagaaataggaaattataatttttttttgtttttgcatttcgtgtattaaaaaacgaaataggataaatttttttctaatttcgttcgtataaaaaggaaattggaaaaaatatatatatatatatatatatatattatttcgtgtattaatgaaggaaattgatttgtttttttttttttttttttgcatttcgtaatctaatgaacgaaataggtttttttttttttgtatttagtgaataaaaaaacgaaataggaaattatatacatatatatatatatatatatatatatatatatatatatatatatattttgcatttcgtgtattaaaaaacgaaataggaaaataattttattttcatttcgtttatataaaaatgaaataggaatatatatatatatatatttcattcatgtaccaatgaaatatttcgtggattgttccacgaaatgcaaaataaaaaaataaaaaaaacatatttcgtggattgttccacgaaatgcaaaaaaaaaaaaaaaagttttatttatattaacgaaactgttttattttttaatttaaaactgttttttttttattttttattttgcatttcgtggaacaatccacgaaatataaaaaaaaaacagtttttttatatatctttgaaattgatcttatatatatatatatattccaaattgattaaaagccattttttaatttttttaaaatatatttttcaaaaaacttagtgtttaactgtaaggttattttagtcaactttatatatcgagaaaattagtcagctttattttcaaaaattgaaaccgcagaagtgaaattgacattcacagatacattatccctggatttttacgttgaaatctattgcgtatcatcatcttataagtaaataaaactgaaaatttcatgccaatttggggaaaaattgaaattgaatgtgataaaaggcatttttttaaaaatcggctcggccaaaccgccttacgGCAGTTTGTGtgcatagatctcggaaaaatacccaaaatcaaaaaaaaaatcgcgtaaatcggacgtccgagcgcaaagttatgaccatctaaagtttgacgactttacaactagtttttctccctatattttttagaattatatttatatttaaaataaagttatgtcttgactttacaactattttttttttcgtttattaaaaaacgaaataagattttttttttatttcgtgaatatataaatgtttttataaatgaaacacaaaaatatatatatattcatcctatttcattggtacatgaatgaaatatatatatatatatatatatatatatatatatatatatatatatatatatatatatatatatatatatatatatatatattcctattttttattttcctatttcattttttaatacacgaaatgcaaaatatatatatatatatgtatataatttcctatttcgtttttttattcactaaatacaaaaaaaaaaaaaaacctatttcgttcattagattacgaaatgcaaaaaaaataaaaaaacaaatcaatttccttcattaatacacgaaataatatatatatatatatatattttccaatttcctttttatacgaacgaaattagaaaaaaatttatcctatttcgttttttaatacacgaaatgcaaaaacaaaaaaaaaattataatttcctatttctttttttattcacgaaattaaaaaaaaaaaaaaaaaaaactatttcgtggattgttccacgaaatgcaaaaaaaaaattaaaaaaaa
Coding sequences:
- the LOC132627568 gene encoding homeobox-leucine zipper protein ATHB-6-like, with product MKRFSFSDSSGKLLYPTEEKNTEKLAYSNEFQAMLDGLEDEDGIEESGCGTGKKRRLRVDQVQALEKIFEVDNKLDPDRKVKIAQELGLQPRQIAIWFQNRRARWKTKQLERDYNILKVNYEALQHNYTKVEQEKEGLITELKGLKEKLGEETLSSAYQRPQEMLELNPRINYEVSNKKLNINSDFVDSKDGSSDSDSSGVMNEENYNNSLNYQPLMPKVSSYNNALDHLSLSSSTYTQLLDPRAGNSTSSSMRAYNHNQQAVGRMEEQNAFTVEDSCNIYSVDQAPNLYWYLSDHRN